The Gemmatimonas sp. region TGACCAGTCGATCTACGGATGGCGCGGCGCCGACATCCGGAACATCCTCGACTTCGAGCGCGCCTTTCCCGGCGCGCGCATCGTGCGCCTCGAGGAAAACTACCGCTCCACGCCGAACATTCTCGCGCTCGCCAATGCCGTTATTGCCGAGAACACGGAACGGCGCGGCAAGACGCTGCGCGCCACACGGCCGGCTGGCGAGACGGTCACGCTCGTGGAAACGCTCGACGAGCGCGACGAAGCCGACTTCATTGCCGATACCATCACCGCACGCATGTCGCGCTCCGATCTTTCGCGGCGCGATTGCGCGGTGCTCTATCGCACCAACGCGCAGAGCCGCGCGATCGAAGACGCGTTCCGTCGTCGCAACATCCCGTACCGGCTCGTCGGCGCCGTCCGCTTCTACGATCGTCGCGAAATTCGCGACATCATGGCGTACCTCAAGCTCGTCGCGAATCCAGCCGATGACGAGGCATTCCGCCGCGCCGTGAACGTGCCCAAGCGCGGCTTGGGCGATGCCACGATCACGCTGCTGGTCGAGCGCGCGCAGCGGGATGGCGTCCCCTTGCTCACCATCGCCTCGCGCATCGATGTCGTGGCGGAGCTGCGGCCCGCTGCGCGGACGGCGCTGGCCGATTTCGTGTCACTCGTGCAGCGCCTGCGGAACGCGGCCGTCGATTCCGCGGTCGACGAGCTGCTCCGCGATCTTGCCGCCTCGATCAAGTACGCCGACCACCTGCGCGCCGAAGGTCCCGAAGGTCAGGAGCGCATCGAGAACGTGCGCGAACTGATCGCCGGTGCCGCTGAAGTCGTGGCCGATGAGGGCGGTGAAGTGGGACTCACGCCGCTCGATCACTTCCTGCAGTCGTCGACGTTGGTAGCCGGGATCGACAAACTCGACCCGAACGCCGATGCCGTCACTTGCATGACGATGCACAACGCGAAGGGACTCGAGTTCCCGCTCGTGTTCGTCTCGGGTCTGGAGGATGGGTTGTTCCCGCTGGCACGTGCCGCCGAGGATCCGAGTCAGCTCGAAGAGGAACGCCGACTGTTTTACGTGGGCATCACGCGTGCCGAAACCAAGCTGTACCTCACCTGTGCCGAGCAGCGTCGACGCAATGGCGAGATGATGTTCTCGATGCCGTCACGCTTCCTCAAGCAGGTCACGATCTCGCTGGCGGAACGTCAGAAGACGGCGCGCGCCAAGACCGAAGGACGCGGTGGCTTCGCGTCCATCGGCGGCACGCAGTCCTCACGCGACAGCGACGATTCGTGGGGACGCAGCAGCTACAGCGCCGGCGGCGGAGGCGGTGCCAAGCGCTCAGGTGGTCAGTACGGCAGCGCGTCGTACGGTGCGGGCAGCACAGCCTTCGGAAAGAGTGCTGGTGCATTCTCGACGCCGGCGCGACGCGACCGCCCCACCGAGCCGGAAGACGAGTCGCAAGATGCGCCGATGTTCGCCGTCGGTGAGAAGGTGCGTCACGCGAAGTTCGGATCGGGCACGATCGCAGAACTCACCGGCAGCGGGCGTGACCTGAAGGTGCGTATTGATTTCGAAGACGAAGAGATCGGCCGGAAGACTCTGGTGCTGGCGCAGGCCAAACTCGAACGCGGGTGGGAGTAGTTGTCGGTCTCCAACGAAGATGTGCTTCATGTCGCGCAACTCGCGCGCTTGGCAATCGACGACGCGCGGCTCCCCGGGCTCGTCGCGGAACTGAATGGCATTCTGCAGCACATGGATGCCCTGCAGCAGGCCACCATCCCCCAGGAACTCGCTGAACGCGACGTGGCGGGGATGCCGCTGCGTGACGACGGCGCGCCGCCGGTCGCGCTCCAACGCACGCGGGAGGCGTTCGCGCCAGCGACGCGTGAGGGCTTCTTTCTGGTGCCGCGTCTGGCGACGCATGGTGACGTCGGTTCCTCCGCCGAGGACGACGCATGAACGTGGAGTCGCTGAAGGCGCACTCGGTCGAAGCGGCTTGGGCGCAATACGATGCCGTTGATGCCGGACCGACCGGACTGAACGCGTTCCTCTCAGTGGACCGCGAAGGATCGTTGGCTGCTGCCACGTCGGTCGCGACGCACGCAGGGAATAGCGACCTCGCCGGCGTCCCCGTCGCGATCAAGGACAATCTCGCGACGCTCACGCTGCCGACCACCTGCGGCTCGCGCATTCTCGAGGGGTACGTCAGTCCGTTCGAAGCAACCGCAGTCAGGAAGCTGCGAGACGCCGGTGCCATCGTGATCGGCAAGACGAACATGGACGAATTCGCCATGGGATCCTCCACCGAGAATAGCGCGTACGGCCCCACGAAGAACCCAGTCGATCGCTCGCGCGTGCCCGGCGGTTCCTCCGGTGGTTCGGCCGCGGCGG contains the following coding sequences:
- a CDS encoding UvrD-helicase domain-containing protein; its protein translation is MTTTGWSGSLFDAVPSAPALDLEALTRSLNPGQREAVFHDDGPALVLAGAGSGKTRVLTTRIARLIGDRGVAPHEILSVTFTNKAAGEMRARIAKFLGHEPKGMWCGTFHALGARMLRGVAPIVGREQNFTIYDEDDTIGAVKRVMERRKLSPTQFAPKAILSAISSAKNALVSPSEYARTARDTFTTAVAGVYTDLEHALQQANAVTFDDLLVLPVRALEQDEALRAHYQRRFKYVLVDEYQDTNAAQFRFVQLMGGGYRNVMVVGDDDQSIYGWRGADIRNILDFERAFPGARIVRLEENYRSTPNILALANAVIAENTERRGKTLRATRPAGETVTLVETLDERDEADFIADTITARMSRSDLSRRDCAVLYRTNAQSRAIEDAFRRRNIPYRLVGAVRFYDRREIRDIMAYLKLVANPADDEAFRRAVNVPKRGLGDATITLLVERAQRDGVPLLTIASRIDVVAELRPAARTALADFVSLVQRLRNAAVDSAVDELLRDLAASIKYADHLRAEGPEGQERIENVRELIAGAAEVVADEGGEVGLTPLDHFLQSSTLVAGIDKLDPNADAVTCMTMHNAKGLEFPLVFVSGLEDGLFPLARAAEDPSQLEEERRLFYVGITRAETKLYLTCAEQRRRNGEMMFSMPSRFLKQVTISLAERQKTARAKTEGRGGFASIGGTQSSRDSDDSWGRSSYSAGGGGGAKRSGGQYGSASYGAGSTAFGKSAGAFSTPARRDRPTEPEDESQDAPMFAVGEKVRHAKFGSGTIAELTGSGRDLKVRIDFEDEEIGRKTLVLAQAKLERGWE
- a CDS encoding Asp-tRNA(Asn)/Glu-tRNA(Gln) amidotransferase subunit GatC; its protein translation is MSVSNEDVLHVAQLARLAIDDARLPGLVAELNGILQHMDALQQATIPQELAERDVAGMPLRDDGAPPVALQRTREAFAPATREGFFLVPRLATHGDVGSSAEDDA